From Ptychodera flava strain L36383 chromosome 2, AS_Pfla_20210202, whole genome shotgun sequence, the proteins below share one genomic window:
- the LOC139149698 gene encoding neuronal pentraxin-2-like, whose amino-acid sequence MMYGAFVHYASRYNSDELVLFDVQLLRVFMKSTSSGTDLTVNDGTWHHVCFSWSSSGGLWKIYDNGILYEDGAGLWPGWKLHGGGGTLALGHLPHSSCDSDYIYIGKLTSFNMWSSALTASQVAQVAGGCFSGGDIFTWNTTSLAMSGNVSGE is encoded by the coding sequence ATGATGTACGGAGCATTCGTGCATTATGCGAGTAGGTATAATTCCGACGAATTGGTATTATTTGACGTCCAGTTGCTGAGAGTATTTATGAAGTCAACCTCAAGCGGGACAGACTTAACAGTAAATGATGGCACATGGCATCATGTGTGCTTTTCTTGGTCCTCGTCTGGAGGTCTCTGGAAAATCTATGACAACGGCATCTTATATGAGGATGGTGCAGGTTTATGGCCTGGTTGGAAGCTACATGGTGGTGGTGGAACGTTGGCTCTGGGACACCTCCCGCATTCTTCTTGTGACAGTGATTACATTTATATCGGCAAATTGACAAGTTTCAACATGTGGTCATCAGCACTGACTGCAAGCCAGGTAGCTCAAGTCGCTGGTGGCTGCTTCTCTGGTGGCGACATATTCACTTGGAATACGACATCTCTCGCCATGTCCGGCAATGTTAGTGGTGAGTGA